CCAATACCTGAACTGGAGTAGATGGACCTGCTTCGGTGAGTTTTTTGCCTTTATGGTCAAACATGGCTTTCACACGTCCATAATGATGGCCGGCCACCATGATATCTCCAATCCTAAGCGTTCCTGCCTGAACCATGATGGTAGCCACATAGCCACGTCCTTTGTCCAAAGAAGCTTCTATTACTGTACCCACAGCACGTTTGTTTGGATTGGCCTTCAATTCAAGAATTTCAGCCTCCAACAGTACTTTTTCAAGCAATTCGTCAACACCTTGCCCCGTTTTGGCAGAAATATCCTGTGACTGGTATTTACCTCCCCATTCTTCCACCAATAGGTTCATATTGGCCAGTTCTTCCTTGATTTTATTTGGATTGGCATTTGGCTTATCCACTTTATTGATTGCAAAGATCATTGGAACCCCTGCCACCTGGGCGTGGTTGATGGCTTCCTTGGTCTGTGGCATGATGCTGTCGTCAGCGGCAATTACTATAATTGCCACGTCTGTGATTTTGGCACCACGGGCACGCATCGCCGTGAAGGCTTCGTGACCTGGGGTATCCAAGAAAGCTATCTTATGTCCATCAGCAGTCCTTACATCATAAGCACCGATGTGTTGGGTAATACCACCCGCTTCATCAGCTGTTACTTTAGACCTTCTTATATAGTCCAAAAGTGAAGTTTTACCATGGTCTACGTGACCCATAATGGTAACAATAGGTGCCCTTTCCTGAAGATCTTCCTCTCTATCTTCTTCCTCTGCTACTTCGATTTCTTCGTCAGGTTTGGTAAACTCAACTTCATAACCGAATTCATCCGCAATGATGGTAATGGCTTCTGCATCCAATCTTTGGTTGATGGATACGAACATGCCTAAAGACATACAGGTTGCAATTACCTGGTTTACGGAGACATCCATGAGAGATGCCAGGTCGTTCGCAGAGATGAATTCTGTTACTTTTAGTACTTTGGAATCTTCCTGGCCTTCCAGTTCTTCTCTTTGTCTTTCTGCTTTCTTGTCTCTTCTCTTGGCTTTACCGCTTCCGGCTTTTCCACCTCCTTGGAGTCTGGCAAGGGTTTGTTTGATCTGATCCTGGATTTCTTTCTGTGTAGGTTCAGCTTTCTGAACCCTGCTGACATTTTGTTGAGGAGCGGGTTTTCCTTTTCCTTTTTTGTCCCTGTCCCTTTGTCCAGCTTGATCAGGTCTTCCCTGCTGCTGTTGCTGTGGCCCTTTGGACACCTCCACAGGACGGTCAGGCCCAGCCTTATCTATTCTTTTGCGCGGTCTTTTCTTTTTATCTTTACCCCTTTCATCAGAAGAAGCCACAGGTTTCCCTTTTTTCTTGGACCTGTCCGTAGGGAGTTCGATTTTACCCAATACGGTAAGCCCTTTTAGGGCATCGGCTTTGGCAGCGATGACTTCGGATTCTTCTTCCTGCTTGGGTGCAGGTTTTCCTACCGGAGGTTCAACGGGCTTAGGTTTTTCGACAATTTTAGGGGCAATAGGTTCTTTTTTTGCCTCTGGCTGAGAGATAGGTTCTTTTTTAGCGACGTCTTCAGTATGAGGCTTCACAGCCTGGGGGGTAACTTCTGGTTTTGGTTCAACAGGAGCAGGTTTAGGCGCTTCTGCTGGTTTTTGCGGTTCTACTGCCTTTGGTTCTTCCTTTTTCTCGGGTTCTTTTTTCCCACCAAGATCAATTTTGCCAAGGACCTTAATTCCCTGAAGTTTTGGTGCTTCCACGGGGATTTTTTCAACTTTTTCCTCTTCCTCTTCAATAACCGGTTTTGGTTGGGGCTTAGGAGGTTCGGGAGTACGTACAACCTGTGCTACTGGCTCAGGCTTCTTTTCCTCTTTCACATCTGATTCTGCCTCAATGGTAAAGGTCTCATGATGACGTTTACCAATGGACAGGTGGGATGCTTCCTCCTTCTCCAAAGCCGAGGATTTGAACTCTTTTGCCAACATATTGAACTGGTCCATGTTGATTTTGGAGTTCGGATTGTTTTCTACATCTGAGCCCTTTTTAGCAAGAAACTCCACAATCGTAGATATCCCTACGTTGAGTTTCCTTGCCACCTGGCCCAATCTCATGGTTTTATCTTCTGACATACGCGCTAAAAACTCTCTCTATAATTATTTGGCAAATATAGGCCAATATTGTCTTATTCAGCCCTTATTTACTGTTCAAATTCCTGTTTTAAGATTTTAAATACTTCATCTATGGTCTCTTCTTCCAGTTCAGTTCTTCTCAAAAGATCCTCTTTGGTGAGAGATAAGACACTTTTTGCAGTATCCAATCCTGTTTTTTTCAATTCATCAATCACCCAGCTGTCGATTTCATCTGCAAATTCTTCTAAATCCACATCTTCCTCTTCATAATCACTGAGTTCACGGAACACGTCAATTTCATAACCTACCAATCTGGAAGCCAAGCGGATGTTGTATCCACCTTTACCGATGGCCAGGGATACTTGGTCTGGCTTAAGATACACAGAAATCCTTTTGTTTTCTTTATCCACGGTGATGGAGGATACTTTTGCAGGACTCAAAGCCCTTTGTACATACAGCTCCAGGTTGTCTGTATAGTTGATAACATCTATGTTTTCGTTCTGAAGCTCTCTTACGATTGCATGAATCCTGCTTCCTTTCATACCCACGCAGGCACCTACCGGATCGATGCGGTCATCATAAGATTCCACGGCAACTTTTGCTCTTTCTCCCGGTTCCCTGACGATTTTTCTTATGGTAATCAAACCGTCAAATACTTCAGGTACTTCATTCTCAAACAACCTTTCAAGGAAAATCGGAGAAGTTCTGGAAAGAATAATTTTCGGATTTCCATTTACCATTTCAACTTTATGGACAATAGCCCTTACAGTATCCCCTTTTCGGAACCTGTCTTTAGGAATCTGCTCACTCTTTGGGAGGATAAGCTCATTGCCTTCCCCGTCTATCAGCAGCACTTCCCTGCCCAGGATTTGGTAAACTTCAGCAGAAACGATTTCTCCCACCAACTCTTCATATTGGTTGAAAAGGAGGTCTTTCTCCAGATCTTTGATTTTTTGGATCAAAGTCTGTCTTGCCATCATGACGGCTCTTCTGCCAAATTCCTCCAATTCTATTTTTTCATACACTTCTTCACCGACTTCAAAGTCAGGTTCGATCTTTCTTGCCTCACTCAAGCTGATTTTGTCAAAATCCCAGATATCTTCGGAATTGTCATCAACAATTTCCCTTATCCTGAAAATCTCAAGGTCGCCCTTGTCAGCGTTGATGGTGACATCAAAGTTTTCATCTGTCTCATATTTCTTGCGAATCATCGCTCTAAATACATCTTCCAGAATACGGATCATGGTAGGACGATCCACATTTTTAGACTTTGCAAACTCTGCAAATGATTCTATTAGAACTTTAGCATCCATTTTTTTTATTTAAAAGAGACTAACACAATTGATTTTTTTATCTGGTCAAGCGGCACGGAGATTTCTTGCTCTGCTGCTTTTTTGCCTTTTTCCTTTACCTTGATTTTTAACTTTATTTCTGTCTGCTCGACAGCCATAAGCTCCCCTTCGATTTCTTTACCCTCCAACAGGGTCACCCTCAGCTTTCGTCCCACATTTTTGGCGTACTGTCTCCTGGAAGCTAGCGGATAATCCAAACCAGGGGAAGACACCTCCAGCACATAGGCCTCAGGCATTAAATTTTTGGCTTCAATTTCCTCACCTACCGACCTGCTTACCTTGGCACAACTGTCAATGCTCAGGCCCGAATCAGCGTCTATCAAGATTTTAACTTGAGGTTTATTGCCCTTTTCAATTACTTGGATGTCCACAATAAAATGGGATTCATCCGGCAAATGCTTGTTTACAATTTCCTCAATGTTTTGTTTTAAGTTCATACTCCTTCACTGCTGATAAATGAAAGAGGGGACTCTTGTCCCCTCCCGATAGCTTGGATAATACACTGCAAAGATAATGAAATTATTATTATAAAAAAAAACAACATTGTTGTAATAAATTGGGAATTAGATAATAATTTTGCCCACCCACGTTGAATATGCTGGACCGACAGTTAAAAATTCACGGTAAATAAAGAAGATCAATCAAGAAAAAAATAATGGGATTATTCGATTTTTTTTCAAGTGACATTGCAATAGACCTTGGTACAGCCAATACGCTGATCATTCATAAAGATAAAATTGTCGTAGATGAGCCATCAATTATCGCCATCGACAGGACAACAAACAGGGTGCTGGCTGTAGGGAAGGACGCTATGAACATGCATGAAAAGACGCATGAAAACATCCGCACCATCCGTCCATTGAAGGATGGGGTGATTGCTGATTTCTACGCTGCTGAGCAAATGATCAGGGGCATGATCAAAATGATCCCCGGCCACAATAAGGGAATGTTCCCTAAATCGCACCGTATGGTTATCTGTATCCCTTCCGGAATTACGGAGGTGGAGAAAAGAGCTGTTAGGGACTCAGCAGAACATGCCGGAGCAAAAGAAGTGTACATGATTTATGAACCGATCGCTGCTGCCATCGGTATTGGTATAGATATCGAAAAACCGATGGGGTCCATGATTGTGGATATCGGGGGCGGTACTACCGAAATTGCATTGATAGCCCTTTCTGGAATCGTAGCGGATCAGTCCATCCGTGTAGCAGGGGATACTTTTACCAAAGATATTCTGGATTACATGAGAAGACAGCACAACCTATTGATCGGTGAAAGGTCTGCGGAAAAGGTGAAGATTGCCATTGGTTCGGCTTTGACGGAGCTCG
This Cecembia calidifontis DNA region includes the following protein-coding sequences:
- the rimP gene encoding ribosome maturation factor RimP, whose amino-acid sequence is MNLKQNIEEIVNKHLPDESHFIVDIQVIEKGNKPQVKILIDADSGLSIDSCAKVSRSVGEEIEAKNLMPEAYVLEVSSPGLDYPLASRRQYAKNVGRKLRVTLLEGKEIEGELMAVEQTEIKLKIKVKEKGKKAAEQEISVPLDQIKKSIVLVSFK
- a CDS encoding rod shape-determining protein, translating into MGLFDFFSSDIAIDLGTANTLIIHKDKIVVDEPSIIAIDRTTNRVLAVGKDAMNMHEKTHENIRTIRPLKDGVIADFYAAEQMIRGMIKMIPGHNKGMFPKSHRMVICIPSGITEVEKRAVRDSAEHAGAKEVYMIYEPIAAAIGIGIDIEKPMGSMIVDIGGGTTEIALIALSGIVADQSIRVAGDTFTKDILDYMRRQHNLLIGERSAEKVKIAIGSALTELEDAPEDYEIRGRDLMTGIPKVIKVSYSEIAFALDKSVSKIEEAVLKALEIAPPELSADIYDNGIHLTGGGALLKGLDKRLHQKTKLPIHIAEDPLRAVVRGTGTALKNIQNFRTVLMT
- the nusA gene encoding transcription termination factor NusA, which codes for MDAKVLIESFAEFAKSKNVDRPTMIRILEDVFRAMIRKKYETDENFDVTINADKGDLEIFRIREIVDDNSEDIWDFDKISLSEARKIEPDFEVGEEVYEKIELEEFGRRAVMMARQTLIQKIKDLEKDLLFNQYEELVGEIVSAEVYQILGREVLLIDGEGNELILPKSEQIPKDRFRKGDTVRAIVHKVEMVNGNPKIILSRTSPIFLERLFENEVPEVFDGLITIRKIVREPGERAKVAVESYDDRIDPVGACVGMKGSRIHAIVRELQNENIDVINYTDNLELYVQRALSPAKVSSITVDKENKRISVYLKPDQVSLAIGKGGYNIRLASRLVGYEIDVFRELSDYEEEDVDLEEFADEIDSWVIDELKKTGLDTAKSVLSLTKEDLLRRTELEEETIDEVFKILKQEFEQ
- the infB gene encoding translation initiation factor IF-2, whose protein sequence is MSEDKTMRLGQVARKLNVGISTIVEFLAKKGSDVENNPNSKINMDQFNMLAKEFKSSALEKEEASHLSIGKRHHETFTIEAESDVKEEKKPEPVAQVVRTPEPPKPQPKPVIEEEEEKVEKIPVEAPKLQGIKVLGKIDLGGKKEPEKKEEPKAVEPQKPAEAPKPAPVEPKPEVTPQAVKPHTEDVAKKEPISQPEAKKEPIAPKIVEKPKPVEPPVGKPAPKQEEESEVIAAKADALKGLTVLGKIELPTDRSKKKGKPVASSDERGKDKKKRPRKRIDKAGPDRPVEVSKGPQQQQQGRPDQAGQRDRDKKGKGKPAPQQNVSRVQKAEPTQKEIQDQIKQTLARLQGGGKAGSGKAKRRDKKAERQREELEGQEDSKVLKVTEFISANDLASLMDVSVNQVIATCMSLGMFVSINQRLDAEAITIIADEFGYEVEFTKPDEEIEVAEEEDREEDLQERAPIVTIMGHVDHGKTSLLDYIRRSKVTADEAGGITQHIGAYDVRTADGHKIAFLDTPGHEAFTAMRARGAKITDVAIIVIAADDSIMPQTKEAINHAQVAGVPMIFAINKVDKPNANPNKIKEELANMNLLVEEWGGKYQSQDISAKTGQGVDELLEKVLLEAEILELKANPNKRAVGTVIEASLDKGRGYVATIMVQAGTLRIGDIMVAGHHYGRVKAMFDHKGKKLTEAGPSTPVQVLGLSGAPQAGDNFKVYETEREAREIANSREQILREQSMRTKKHITLDEIGRRLAIGSFKELNLIIKGDVDGSVEALSDSLLKLSKEEVSVNIIHKGVGQISESDVLLASASDAIILGFNVRPSSNAKKLAEQEEIEIRHYSIIYDAINQIKDAIEGMLEPEFEEVITGNIQVREVFKISKVGTVAGCYVTDGYITRKNKIRVIRDGIVIHDGEIDQLKRFKDDVSEVKAGYECGISIKNFNNIQIDDTIEGYMMQEVKKKK